The Streptomyces sp. NBC_01439 genome contains the following window.
CCCGAGACGGAGGCCGAGATACTCGCCGAGCTCCGCAGGCTGCGGGCCCGGGTACCCCAGCTCACCGGTGCCCTCGCCGCGAGCGCCGACGGTTTCGTACTCGCCCAGGACAGCGCCGCCGCTGAGGCCGAGTCCGTCGCGGCGCTGACCGCCGCCGCCCTCGGCGTGGCCCAGCGCCTCAGCGACTGCACCGGCCAGGGAGCCTTCCGCGAACTGCTCGTGCGCGGTGAGGACGGCTACGTCGCCACCTACGCGGCGGGCCTGGCGGCGGTCCTCACCCTGACCGCCGAGCCGAAGGTCAACGTCGGACGCCTCCACCTGGAAGCCCGGCGCTCAAGCCTCCGGATAGCCGAACTGATCGACCACACCCTCGGGCGACGGGGTCCCGGATTCCCACCCGGGTGATGCGCCTTCCGGTCGGCGGCCGGGCCTGACACGTCCAGCGCGTGCCGCCACAGCCGCATCCAGCTACAGCCAGTCATCCCTCCCTCACGTCCCAGTTACAGAGAAACGAGAAAGAGGACCCTCTCATGGTCAATGTGGAGACCGCACTCAAGGAAGCGACCACCACGATCGAAGGCGCGATCGGTGCCGCGCTCGTCGACTACGGCAGCGGCATGGCCCTCGGCACGATCGGGGGCGGCAAGGACCTCGACCTCGCGGTCGCGGCGGCGGGCAACACGGACGTGGTGCGCGCCAAGGTCCGCACGATGGAGATGCTCGGCCTCAAGGACGAGATCGAGGACATCCTCATCACCCTCGGCAGCCAGTACCACCTGATCCGGCTGATGAAGGCCCGCGGCTCCACGGGCTTCTTCCTCTACCTGGCCCTCGATAAGGGGCGGGCCAACCTCGCGATGGCCCGGCATCAACTGAAGAAGATCGAAGCAGACCTGGAGGTCTGACCGGCCCCACCGGGCAGGGTCAGGCCGCCTCCAACCGCATCGCCGAAGTGGCGGACGGCTGAATTCTTTGCCGTCCGCTCCGACGGTTGGCTTCGTATGCCCCATATGGGTGGAGTTTATGACTCTGTTACAGAGTAGGATGCTGTGAGCAGCTGATCATCGACAAAGCATAAAACGCTGGAGAAACCGCCACCCATGCCGCCGCGCCTGAGCATCGTCGTCCCCGTCTACAACGTCGAGCTCTACCTCGACGAGTGCCTGGAATCCATCGCATCCCAGACCTTCGAAGACTTCGAAGTCATTCTCGTGGACGACGGGTCCACGGACACGAGCGCCGTCATAGCCAAGGCGTTCGCCGCCAAGGACAAGCGCTTCCGCGTCGTGATGCAGGACAATGCAGGCCTCGGTGCGGCCCGCAACGTGGGCGCCCGTCACGCCGACAAGGACAGTGAGTACCTGGCCTTCGTCGACAGTGACGACACGATGCCCGACTACGCGTACCAGCGTCTCATCGAGGCGCTCGACGAGACGGGTTCGGACTTCGCGGGCGGCAACGTGAAGCGTTTCCGCTCCGTCGGCATGCAGCAGTCCTGGGGACACCGGGCCGCCTTCGCCCGCACCCAGCTGAAGACCCACATCTCGAAGTTCCCGGCGCTGGTCACCGACCGCACCGCGTGGAACAAGGTCTACCGGCGCAGCTTCTGGGACCGACACGGCTTCCAGTACCCGGAGGGCATCCTCTACGAGGACGCCCCGGTCAGCATCCCCGCGCACTACTTCGCCTCCAGCGTCGACATCATCAGCGACTGCGTCTACCACTGGCGCGTCCGCGAGACCGGTGAGCGCTCCATCACCCAGCGCTCCACCGACCCGATCTCCCTCATCGACCGCGTGAAGTCCGTACGCCTGGTCCGCGAGTCCCTCAAGGCCAAGCAGGGCGCCAAGTACGACCGTTACCTGCGCGACTACGACCACAACGTGCTGAGCGAGGAACTCCCGCTCATCTACAAGTACGTCGGCGAGGGCGGCCCCGACTTCCGCGCCGCGTTCGTCAAGGAGGTCGGCGGTCTCGTCCGCGAGATCGGCACCGGTCCCTGGTCCGACCTGACCGTCGCTGACCGGCTCAAGGCGTACCTGGCCGGCGAAGGCCGCGTCGAGGACTTCATCGCGCTCCAGCACCACCAGCGCGACTACAGCTACAGCGTGCCGGTCAAGGGCCTCGCCCGCCCGCAGGCGGACTACCCCTTCCTGCACGGCCGTCCGCCGGTTCCGGCCAAGATCCTCACCCTCGGTCCGCGCGAGCGCCGCGTCGTCAGCCGCCTGGAGCAGGCCGCCTGGGCCGACGGCAAGCTGCTGCTGCGCGGCTACGCCCTGCCCGGCCACCTCGGTGCGGAGAGCCGCCTCGGTTCCCGCAAGATGCTGGTCTTCCGCGAGGGGAACAAGCGTCGTCGCTCCGTCGTGAGCACCCGTACCGTCGCCTCCCCGATGGCCACGGTGAAGTCCCCGCACCTCGCTCTGCGGCACGCCGACTGGGCCGGCTTCACGGCCGTCGTCGACCCCTCGATCTTCCAGTCGGGCGGCAAGTGGAACCAGGGCACGTGGACCACGTCCATCGCCGTCACCGGCGCGGGCGGGCTGCACCGCGCCCGCCTGCGCGGCGGGGAGAACGACACCGGCCAGAACCCGCCCCCGCACTGGGTGGCTCCCGACGTCCGGATCGTCCCGACGGTTTCCGGTGCCCTCACCATCCAGGTGGAGATCGCCCGGGCCCGCGCCCTGGACGTCCACGCCGCGGGTGACGACGCCGTCGAGATCACCGGCGAACTCTCCGCCGAGGCGGTCGGATCCACCACGCTGCAGGCCGTCCACGTCACCACGGGTACGGTCCTCTCCTTCCCGCTGGAGAGCGCGGCGTCCGGCGCCGACCGGGCCTCGTTCACCGTCCGCGTACCGCTGGCCGACCTGGCCGCCGTGCCGGACGCCGAGTGCGAGCCCGGCGAGTGGGCCCCCGAGCCCTGGAGCCTCTCCGTCATCGGCCCCGACGGCACCGAGCACCGCGTGGTGCACGACGAGCGCGGTGGATTCGGTGGCCTGGTCCTGCCCCTGCCCGGTGAGGACGGGGGACGCTCCCTCTTCGCCAAGCGCGGAAACACCGGGCACCTGACCCTCTCCGTGCAGCCCTCCCCGCCGCTGGTCGACGGGGTCACCGCCGAAGACGGCACCCTCACCCTGCGCGGCCGCTTCGTCGCGCCGACCGACGAGCCGTACGAGTTGGTCCTGCACAACGCCAACGGCGTGGAGTTCAGCTACCCCGTCACCCGTGACGGGGACGCCTTCGAGGCCGTCTTCCGGCCCGTGCTCCCCGAGGCGTACGCCGGCCGCACCACGCTCCCCGAAGGCCGCTGGTGGCCGACGATGCGCCCGGTCGCCCAGGGCGGAACCACCGCCGGACTCCTCGGCGTCGACCGCGGCGCCCCCGTACAGATGGGTCCGGGCCTGCTCTTCGCCGGGCCGCACCCGCTCACCGTGCAGGGCCGCCGGATGCGGGTCGAGACCCGCTTCCACGACCGCATGGTGCTGGTCGCGGACCCGCTCATCAGCCCGCACGACCGCTCCCACTACGCACAGCGCGTGGCCCGGTTCGAGACCTACCCGGCGCAGCGCGCCCTGCCGGTCAAGGACATCGTCGTCTACGACACCCACCACGGGCAGGGCTCCGGCGACTCGCCGCGCGCCATCCACGAGGAACTGGTGCGCCGCGGCGAGAAGCTGGAACACGTCTGGCTGGTCCGCGACGGCCAGACCGAGGTCCCGGAGACCGCCCGCGCCGTCCAGTACCAGAGCGTGGAGTCGTGGGAGGTGCTGGCCCGCGCCCGTTACTTCGTGACCAACGACACCGTGCCGGGGCGCTTCCAGCGCCGCGCCGGCCAGGTCGTCGTACAGACGTGGCACGGTACGCCGATCAAGGAGATCGGTCACGACTTCGTGCACGACTACTACACGAGCCCGGAGATCCTGGAAGGGCTGGAGCACGACAGCGCCCAGTGGACCCTGCTGGCCTCCCCGAGCTCCTTCGCCACGCCCATCCTCAAGCGCGCCCTCGGCTACGACGGCGAGGTCATCGAGGCGGGCAGCCCGCGTGCGGACGCCCTGGTACGGCCCGACGCGCAGCGGATCGCCGAGGTCCGCCGCCGGCTCGGCCTGCCCGAGGGCAAGAAGGTCGTCCTCTACATGCCCACGTGGCGCGAGAACAACGAGGGCTTCTCGGGCGGCTACAAGCTCGACCTGCGGATCGACCTGGACCAGGCCCGCCGTGAGCTGGGCGAGGACCACGTCCTGCTGATCCGTAGCCACCACCACGTGACGGAGCAGGTCCGTGACGGTGTCCGCGACGGGTTCGTCATCGACGTGTCCCGCTGGCCCGACGCGGCCGACCTGCTGCTGGTCGCCGACGTGCTGATCTCGGACTACTCCTCCGCGATGTTCGACTTCGCGCTCACGGACCGGCCGATCCTGCTCTTCACGTACGACCTGGAGCACTACCGCGGCACGCTGCGCGGCTTCAACTTCGACCTGGAGGAGAAGGCCCCCGGACCGCTGCTGGCGGACTCGGCGAGCCTGATCGAGGCCGTGCGCAACGCGGACGCGGTCGGGGCGCAGTACGCCGAGGCACGAGCGGCGTTCCGCGCCGAGTTCTGCGACCTGAACGACGGCAACGCCACCGAGCGCGTCGTCGAGCGCATGCTCGCGATGGGCGCGGAGCCCGCCAAGTAAGCCGAACGGGCGAATTACCGGCCGAATGCGGACCGGCCCCGGACCCACCGATGAATTTCGGGTCCGGGGCCGGTCTGTATGTGAGGGACGGCATCCATCGTCCAGCGACCGGCCCGGAGGCAGAGATGAGCGGCAAGGGATTCACCACGTGTCTGTGGTTCGACGGCAATGCGGAAGCGGCCGCCGACTACTACCTGTCCGTCTTCAAGGACGGCAAGCTCGGCCGGATCGGTCGGTACACGGAGGCGGGCCCCGGCCGGGCCGACTCCGTCATGGTCGTGGAGTTCGAGATCAACGGCCAGCAGTTCATCGGCCTCAACGGCGGTCCGCAGTTCCCCTTCACCGAGGCGATCTCCTTCCAGATCCGCTGCGCCGACGAGTCGGAGGCGGACTACTACTGGGACGCGCTGACCGGCGACGGCGGCGAGGAGGGCGTCTGCGGCTGGGTCAAGGACAGGTTCGGCGTGTCCTGGCAGGTCATCCCGCCGGGCGCCATCGACCTGATCGCCGACCCGGACCCCGGGCGGGCCGCCCGGGCCACCGCCGCCATGATGCAGATGAAGAAGCTGGACGTGACGGAAATGCGCCGGGCGGCGGACGCGGGCCAGAGCTAGGCCGGGGCGTGGGCGACGGGGACTAGGAGACGGCGAACCTGGCCAGCAGGGCCGGCAGGGCGGTGCCGATCGGCTCGCGGACGATCTCGTCGGCCAGCGGGTCGTACGGGGTCTCCTCCGCGTTCACGATGATCAGTCGGGCCCCGGCCTCCGCGGCCATGCCGGCGAGCGACGCGGCGGGTTGTACTTGCAGGGTCGACCCGACGGCGATGAAGACCTGGCACCCCTTGGCCACGGCCATCGCCTGCCCCAGCACCTCGGGGTCGAGCCGCTGGCCGAACATCACGGTCGCCGATTTGAGGATCCCGCCGCACACCAGGCAGGCGGGATCCGGTTCCCCGGCGGCCACCCGGGCCAGCGCCCCGTCCATGTCCGACCGGGCGTGACAGGCCGTGCACACCACCGATCGTGCGCTGCCGTGCAACTCGAAGACCTTGCGGTCGGGCATTCCGGCGAGTTGGTGCAGTCCGTCCACGTTCTGGGTGATCACCCGCACCGGGGTGCCGCCGCGCTCCAACTCCGCCACGGCCAGGTGCGCGGCGTTCGGCCGTGCTCCGAGCGCGCCGATCTCGGCGCGCATCAGCCAGGAGCGGCGCCGGATCTCCGGATCGGCCATGTAGTACGCGTAGGTCACGAGCTTTTCGGCATCGGGATCCTGCCGCCACAGGCCCCGGGGCCCTCGGTAGTCCGGAATTCCGGAGTCGGTGGACATTCCGGCCCCGCTGAACACTGCGACAAGTGGCTTCCCCATGCACCGACCCTATGCACGGGTACGGGCGGCCCGCGAGCCCATTTCCGCGTACCCGCCGGCGGGTCGTTTCTGCGGTGAATCCCGACCCCCACAGGAGTGAGATCCGGGCCCCGCCCTCCCGATCCGCCGGCCCGGCGGGTACAAGACCGGACATGATGCTCACGCCGTACCGCCTCGGTGCCCTGCTGCTGACCCTGCTCGCGCTCCCGGTCGTGCCGTCCGTCCCCGCCCTCGCCGCGCCCGCCGCCGTCGTGGGGAGGGGACACACCGCGGCCCAGATCAGCGAGTTCCTCATCGGCTTCTACGGTGACCACGGCCCCTCCGAGCAGGACCGGGAGAACCAGGTCTCGCAGATCCTCAAGGAGAGACAGCAGGTCAACGAAGAGGTCGACGTCCTGCTCTGCTCCCAAGAGGAGCCGCAGGACATCAGCGTCGGCCCGGTCACCGTCGCGAAGACCGCCTCGGTGGGATGGGCCACCGTGACCACCCATTGGGCCTCCGGCAACACCGACACCTTCACCGCTTACGTACGTCTGGACTCCAACCCCATCCGGCTCGACGACGTGATCTGCGCGGGCTGAAATCCGTACGGTGATCGACGGGGCCGTCCATAGGGTGGGTGCATGGCTACGACAACCACGACCGCCACCGTCCTCTACTGCCGCGACCCCCTGAACGAGCGCCGGGTCGACGCCCACTTCGCGGCGGAGGCCCGACAGTTGCGCGACACCGGGGGCACCGCCCTGCTCATCGACCACGACGCGCTGCTGGCCGGGGACGCCGAACGGGCCGTCGCGCGCGTGCCGGACGGGCCCGGAGCCGTCTGGTACCGCGGCTGGATGATCCCCTCGGGCCACTACGCCGCACTGGACGCGGTCCTGCGCCGACGCGGTGGTGAGCTGGTCGTCACCCCGGAGGCGTACCGCAGGGCGCACGAACTCCCCGGCTGGTACGAGACCTTCGCGGGTCTGACCCCGGTCAGCAGTTGGTTGCCGGCGGGGCCTGGGACGGTCCCGGATCCGGAGGGCCTCGCGGCCCTCACGGTGGGCCTGCCGCCGGGACCCGCCGTCATCAAGGACTACGTGAAGTCCCGCAAGCACGAGTGGGACGAGGCCTGTTACGTGCCCGACCTCGCCGACCGGGCCGCGCTGCACCGCGTCGTCGCCCGCTTCGTCGAACTGCAGGGCGAGTTCTTGGCGGGCGGGGTGGTGGTGCGGGCCTTCGAGCACTTCGTCACGCCGGAGGGGGCGGCCGCGGAGGTGCGGGTGTGGTGGCGGGACGGGGCGCCGCGACTGGTCACCGCCCACCCCGACAGCCCGGTCGGCGAGGTCCCGGGACCGGCCCTCGCGTCGGCCCTCGAACCGGTCCGGGCGGCAGTCGAGGCGCTGGGCTGCCCCTTCGTGACCACCGACCTCGCACTGCGCGCGGACGGGGTGTGGCGCGTCGTCGAAGTAGGGGACGGTCAGGTCAGTGACCTCCACCGGGAGGCCGATCAGGCCGCGTTCGTAAGTCTTTTGACGACGCATCAGGCACTCCTGCGCACACCGGCCCCATCTGGTACAACACCCGCATGACGGGATTCGAGATCGGCGGCGCGAGCGCCGCCGACATGAGGCTGATGCGCGACTGGGCCGACGAGGAGGGCTGGAATCCGGGGGACTCGGACCGGTTCGCCTTCGCGGTCGCCGACCCGGAGGGGTTCCTCATGGGGCGGCTGGACGGCGAGCCGGTGGCCTGCATCTCCGCCGTGCGGTACGGCGGGGGCTTCGGTTTCATCGGCTTCTACATCGCCCGGCCGGCCGTCCGCGGCCAGGGGTACGGCATGCGGCTGTGGCGCGCCGGGATGGAACGGCTCGACGGGCGCCTCGTGGGTCTGGACGGGGTCGTCGACCAGCAGGCCAACTACCGCAAGTCGGGCTTCCGCCCGGCCTGGAACAACTTCCGCTACGAAGGCGCCCCACAGGGGGGCGACGACGGCGGGGTCGAGGTCGTGGACGCGGGCACCCTGCCCTTCGGTCGGCTCGCCGCCTATGACCGGCGGTTCTTCCCCGCGGCGCGGGGCGCCTTCCTGTCCGCATGGACCGGACTGCCCGGCCGCACCGCCCTGGCCGCCGTCCGGGACGGCCGGATCGAGGGTCTCGGCGTGATCCGCCCCTCCAGCGCCGCCCATCGGATCGGCCCGCTCTATGCGGCCACCCCGGCGGTGGCGGCGGCCCTGCTGCGGGAGTTGTCCCGGCAGGCTCCCGACGGCCTGGTGTCCGTGGACGTACCGGACGCCAACCCGGCGGCCGCCGCGCTCTTCGAACGCCTCGGTCTGGCCCCGGCCTTCGAGACCGCCCGGATGTACACCGGCCCGGCGCCGGACCTCGCCCTGTCGGAACTCTTCGGGGTGACCAGTCTCGAACTGGGATGAGGAGCCGGAGCTGTTGACGGCATCGGCGGCTGCGCCCCGGTGAGCC
Protein-coding sequences here:
- a CDS encoding roadblock/LC7 domain-containing protein, giving the protein MSTVPPETEAEILAELRRLRARVPQLTGALAASADGFVLAQDSAAAEAESVAALTAAALGVAQRLSDCTGQGAFRELLVRGEDGYVATYAAGLAAVLTLTAEPKVNVGRLHLEARRSSLRIAELIDHTLGRRGPGFPPG
- a CDS encoding VOC family protein gives rise to the protein MSGKGFTTCLWFDGNAEAAADYYLSVFKDGKLGRIGRYTEAGPGRADSVMVVEFEINGQQFIGLNGGPQFPFTEAISFQIRCADESEADYYWDALTGDGGEEGVCGWVKDRFGVSWQVIPPGAIDLIADPDPGRAARATAAMMQMKKLDVTEMRRAADAGQS
- a CDS encoding GNAT family N-acetyltransferase, translated to MTGFEIGGASAADMRLMRDWADEEGWNPGDSDRFAFAVADPEGFLMGRLDGEPVACISAVRYGGGFGFIGFYIARPAVRGQGYGMRLWRAGMERLDGRLVGLDGVVDQQANYRKSGFRPAWNNFRYEGAPQGGDDGGVEVVDAGTLPFGRLAAYDRRFFPAARGAFLSAWTGLPGRTALAAVRDGRIEGLGVIRPSSAAHRIGPLYAATPAVAAALLRELSRQAPDGLVSVDVPDANPAAAALFERLGLAPAFETARMYTGPAPDLALSELFGVTSLELG
- a CDS encoding ATP-grasp domain-containing protein, with translation MATTTTTATVLYCRDPLNERRVDAHFAAEARQLRDTGGTALLIDHDALLAGDAERAVARVPDGPGAVWYRGWMIPSGHYAALDAVLRRRGGELVVTPEAYRRAHELPGWYETFAGLTPVSSWLPAGPGTVPDPEGLAALTVGLPPGPAVIKDYVKSRKHEWDEACYVPDLADRAALHRVVARFVELQGEFLAGGVVVRAFEHFVTPEGAAAEVRVWWRDGAPRLVTAHPDSPVGEVPGPALASALEPVRAAVEALGCPFVTTDLALRADGVWRVVEVGDGQVSDLHREADQAAFVSLLTTHQALLRTPAPSGTTPA
- a CDS encoding SIR2 family NAD-dependent protein deacylase, with translation MGKPLVAVFSGAGMSTDSGIPDYRGPRGLWRQDPDAEKLVTYAYYMADPEIRRRSWLMRAEIGALGARPNAAHLAVAELERGGTPVRVITQNVDGLHQLAGMPDRKVFELHGSARSVVCTACHARSDMDGALARVAAGEPDPACLVCGGILKSATVMFGQRLDPEVLGQAMAVAKGCQVFIAVGSTLQVQPAASLAGMAAEAGARLIIVNAEETPYDPLADEIVREPIGTALPALLARFAVS
- a CDS encoding bifunctional glycosyltransferase/CDP-glycerol:glycerophosphate glycerophosphotransferase; translated protein: MPPRLSIVVPVYNVELYLDECLESIASQTFEDFEVILVDDGSTDTSAVIAKAFAAKDKRFRVVMQDNAGLGAARNVGARHADKDSEYLAFVDSDDTMPDYAYQRLIEALDETGSDFAGGNVKRFRSVGMQQSWGHRAAFARTQLKTHISKFPALVTDRTAWNKVYRRSFWDRHGFQYPEGILYEDAPVSIPAHYFASSVDIISDCVYHWRVRETGERSITQRSTDPISLIDRVKSVRLVRESLKAKQGAKYDRYLRDYDHNVLSEELPLIYKYVGEGGPDFRAAFVKEVGGLVREIGTGPWSDLTVADRLKAYLAGEGRVEDFIALQHHQRDYSYSVPVKGLARPQADYPFLHGRPPVPAKILTLGPRERRVVSRLEQAAWADGKLLLRGYALPGHLGAESRLGSRKMLVFREGNKRRRSVVSTRTVASPMATVKSPHLALRHADWAGFTAVVDPSIFQSGGKWNQGTWTTSIAVTGAGGLHRARLRGGENDTGQNPPPHWVAPDVRIVPTVSGALTIQVEIARARALDVHAAGDDAVEITGELSAEAVGSTTLQAVHVTTGTVLSFPLESAASGADRASFTVRVPLADLAAVPDAECEPGEWAPEPWSLSVIGPDGTEHRVVHDERGGFGGLVLPLPGEDGGRSLFAKRGNTGHLTLSVQPSPPLVDGVTAEDGTLTLRGRFVAPTDEPYELVLHNANGVEFSYPVTRDGDAFEAVFRPVLPEAYAGRTTLPEGRWWPTMRPVAQGGTTAGLLGVDRGAPVQMGPGLLFAGPHPLTVQGRRMRVETRFHDRMVLVADPLISPHDRSHYAQRVARFETYPAQRALPVKDIVVYDTHHGQGSGDSPRAIHEELVRRGEKLEHVWLVRDGQTEVPETARAVQYQSVESWEVLARARYFVTNDTVPGRFQRRAGQVVVQTWHGTPIKEIGHDFVHDYYTSPEILEGLEHDSAQWTLLASPSSFATPILKRALGYDGEVIEAGSPRADALVRPDAQRIAEVRRRLGLPEGKKVVLYMPTWRENNEGFSGGYKLDLRIDLDQARRELGEDHVLLIRSHHHVTEQVRDGVRDGFVIDVSRWPDAADLLLVADVLISDYSSAMFDFALTDRPILLFTYDLEHYRGTLRGFNFDLEEKAPGPLLADSASLIEAVRNADAVGAQYAEARAAFRAEFCDLNDGNATERVVERMLAMGAEPAK